A window of the Bombina bombina isolate aBomBom1 chromosome 3, aBomBom1.pri, whole genome shotgun sequence genome harbors these coding sequences:
- the LOC128654246 gene encoding tubulin alpha-1B chain, with protein MRECISIHVGQAGVQIGNACWELYCLEHGIQPDGQMPSDKTIGGGDDSFNTFFSETGAGKHVPRAVFVDLEPTVIDEVRTGTYRQLFHPEQLITGKEDAANNYARGHYTIGKEIIDLVLDRIRKLADQCTGLQGFLVFHSFGGGTGSGFTSLLMERLSVDYGKKSKLEFSIYPAPQVSTAVVEPYNSILTTHTTLEHSDCAFMVDNEAIYDICRRNLDIERPTYTNLNRLISQIVSSITASLRFDGALNVDLTEFQTNLVPYPRIHFPLATYAPVISAEKAYHEQLSVAEITNACFEPANQMVKCDPRHGKYMACCLLYRGDVVPKDVNAAIATIKTKRSIQFVDWCPTGFKVGINYQPPTVVPGGDLAKVQRAVCMLSNTTAIAEAWARLDHKFDLMYAKRAFVHWYVGEGMEEGEFSEAREDMAALEKDYEEVGVDSVEGEGEEEGEEY; from the exons ATG CGTGAGTGCATTTCCATACACGTTGGCCAGGCTGGTGTTCAGATTGGTAATGCCTGCTGGGAGCTGTACTGCCTTGAACATGGCATCCAGCCTGATGGACAGATGCCCAGTGACAAAACCATTGGAGGGGGGGATGATTCCTTCAATACCTTTTTCAGTGAGACTGGAGCTGGCAAACACGTCCCCAGAGCAGTCTTTGTGGATCTAGAACCAACTGTCATAG ATGAAGTTCGCACTGGAACATATCGCCAGTTGTTCCATCCAGAACAGCTCATCACTGGCAAAGAAGATGCTGCCAATAATTATGCCCGTGGACACTATACTATTGGAAAGGAAATAATTGACCTAGTGCTGGACAGGATCCGCAAATTG GCTGACCAATGCACAGGTCTTCAGGGTTTCCTGGTCTTCCACAGTTTTGGTGGTGGTACTGGTTCTGGTTTCACTTCCTTACTGATGGAACGTCTTTCTGTTGATTATGGCAAGAAATCTAAGCTAGAGTTCTCAATTTATCCAGCTCCTCAGGTCTCAACAGCTGTAGTTGAACCATACAACTCTATTCTCACTACCCACACCACCCTAGAGCACTCTGACTGTGCCTTCATGGTAGACAATGAGGCCATCTATGATATCTGCAGAAGGAACTTAGACATTGAGCGCCCAACTTACACCAATCTAAACCGTCTTATCAGTCAAATAGTGTCATCAATCACAGCCTCTCTTCGATTTGATGGTGCTCTTAACGTAGACCTTACAGAATTCCAGACAAACTTGGTACCCTATCCTCGTATTCACTTCCCTCTAGCCACCTATGCTCCAGTTATATCAGCAGAGAAAGCTTACCACGAGCAGCTTTCTGTTGCTGAGATCACAAATGCTTGTTTTGAGCCCGCTAACCAGATGGTGAAATGTGACCCACGTCACGGTAAATATATGGCTTGTTGCTTGTTGTACCGTGGTGATGTGGTACCCAAAGATGTTAATGCAGCTATTGCCACTATCAAGACAAAGCGCAGCATCCAATTTGTTGATTGGTGTCCAACTGGGTTTAAAGTAGGTATTAACTATCAACCCCCAACTGTTGTTCCAGGAGGAGACTTGGCTAAAGTGCAGCGGGCTGTGTGTATGCTGAGCAACACCACCGCTATTGCTGAGGCCTGGGCTCGTCTAGATCATAAGTTTGATCTAATGTATGCTAAGCGTGCCTTTGTGCACTGGTATGTAGGTGAGGGTATGGAGGAGGGAGAGTTCTCTGAGGCCCGTGAAGATATGGCTGCCCTGGAGAAGGATTATGAGGAGGTTGGTGTAGATTCTGTGGAAGGAGAGGGTGAAGAGGAAGGAGAAGAATATTAA